The Listeria monocytogenes genome window below encodes:
- a CDS encoding beta-glucoside-specific PTS transporter subunit IIABC translates to MNNQDLAKEILALVGGEKNITDVMHCYTRLRFHLKKIDLANKEKIEELPGVINVQIQSGQFQVVIGNKVSKVYKELIKLGDFKQGDSTETTDEKKKGNFIGRFFEVISTIFSPIVPAIAGAGMLKGLLGLVTVLGWVEPTSSVVTMLQIISDCVFYFLPFFLAVSAARIFKTNEFIAVAVAGGMMYPIIMEGAKAIANGGPTGLDLFGLPVPFINYSSTVIPIILAVWILSYLYRWVDRWMPDSLGIVFTPTIVLMLIIPIQLIVIGPLGSYLGIWLAEGVTWLFAHGGILAGGLLGATRPLLVIVGMHYGLMPIAIQNIAILGHDYLLPVFLMANMGQAAAALAVFLKTKNKDLKAIAGSSTIAGFLGITEPAMYGVNLRLKKPFIAALIGSGIGGAFVTGFGVTGNAFVLPGIMSLPVFMGPKFIYLIIGMILTITITIVLTFLMKFEDAPSKNTKGTAKKQNKASSIEHTTILSPVIGTTVALKDVPDATFAEEIMGKGMAVNPKVGEIYAPFNGEIATFFKTGHAIGLRSDEGVELLIHVGIDTVNLNGTYFHPQVKQGDQVKTGDLLLTFDLAEIKQAGYETITPVIVTNTENYLDVIGADENAVMEREEWLIQVINKMK, encoded by the coding sequence ATGAATAATCAAGATTTAGCAAAAGAGATACTTGCCCTTGTTGGTGGAGAGAAAAATATTACCGATGTCATGCATTGCTACACAAGACTTAGATTTCATTTGAAAAAAATCGATTTAGCGAATAAAGAAAAAATTGAGGAATTACCAGGCGTTATTAATGTTCAAATTCAAAGCGGACAATTTCAAGTAGTGATTGGTAATAAAGTTTCTAAAGTTTATAAGGAATTAATAAAACTTGGAGATTTTAAACAAGGCGATAGTACGGAAACAACTGATGAAAAGAAAAAAGGAAATTTCATTGGGCGTTTCTTTGAAGTAATTTCGACGATATTCTCGCCAATAGTTCCTGCGATTGCTGGGGCCGGAATGTTAAAAGGTCTTTTAGGATTAGTTACTGTACTTGGCTGGGTTGAACCAACTAGTAGTGTTGTAACGATGCTACAAATTATATCAGATTGTGTATTTTACTTCTTACCGTTTTTCTTAGCAGTTTCAGCAGCTCGAATCTTCAAAACGAATGAGTTTATTGCTGTCGCTGTAGCTGGTGGAATGATGTATCCGATTATTATGGAAGGAGCAAAAGCCATTGCGAATGGTGGGCCAACTGGTTTAGATTTGTTTGGTCTCCCAGTTCCTTTTATCAATTATAGTTCTACAGTTATTCCGATTATTTTAGCCGTTTGGATTTTAAGCTATCTTTATCGTTGGGTAGATAGATGGATGCCGGATTCTCTGGGGATTGTATTTACACCAACTATTGTATTAATGCTGATTATTCCAATTCAATTAATTGTTATTGGACCACTGGGATCATATTTAGGTATTTGGCTTGCTGAAGGTGTTACATGGTTATTTGCACATGGTGGAATTTTAGCTGGCGGACTTCTCGGCGCAACTAGGCCATTACTAGTGATTGTCGGAATGCACTACGGTTTAATGCCAATTGCGATTCAAAATATCGCTATACTTGGGCATGACTATTTATTACCGGTTTTCTTAATGGCGAACATGGGCCAAGCGGCAGCAGCGTTAGCCGTATTTTTGAAAACAAAAAACAAAGATTTAAAAGCTATTGCGGGATCATCAACAATTGCTGGATTTTTAGGAATTACCGAGCCTGCAATGTACGGGGTTAACTTGAGACTGAAAAAACCATTTATCGCCGCTTTAATTGGGTCAGGTATCGGTGGTGCATTTGTGACAGGTTTTGGCGTTACAGGAAATGCGTTTGTTCTACCGGGAATAATGAGTTTACCAGTATTTATGGGACCAAAATTTATTTATCTAATCATTGGGATGATACTTACAATCACCATCACCATCGTTTTAACATTCTTGATGAAATTTGAAGATGCACCATCTAAAAATACAAAAGGAACAGCGAAGAAACAAAACAAAGCTTCTTCTATTGAACACACAACTATTTTAAGCCCAGTAATCGGAACCACAGTTGCTTTAAAAGATGTACCAGATGCGACATTTGCAGAAGAAATTATGGGCAAAGGAATGGCTGTAAACCCAAAAGTTGGAGAGATTTACGCCCCCTTTAATGGAGAAATTGCTACTTTCTTTAAAACAGGTCATGCAATTGGCTTGCGGTCAGATGAAGGGGTAGAATTGCTTATTCACGTAGGGATTGATACGGTTAATTTAAACGGAACTTATTTCCATCCACAAGTGAAACAAGGCGATCAAGTTAAGACTGGAGATTTGCTGTTAACATTTGATTTAGCAGAAATTAAGCAAGCAGGATATGAAACTATTACACCCGTTATCGTTACAAACACAGAAAATTATTTGGATGTGATTGGTGCTGATGAAAATGCAGTAATGGAGCGAGAAGAGTGGTTGATTCAAGTAATTAATAAAATGAAATGA
- the rlmH gene encoding 23S rRNA (pseudouridine(1915)-N(3))-methyltransferase RlmH, with protein sequence MNIQIVTVGKLKEKYLVQGIAEYLKRLSAYAKVTIVEVPDEKAPEVLSDAEMKQVKDKEGVRILAKIPDDAHVIALAIDGKMKSSEEFAADLDKLATYGKSKVTFVIGGSLGLSEAVLKRSNERISFGRLTLPHQLMRLVLVEQVYRAFRIVRGEPYHK encoded by the coding sequence ATGAATATCCAAATTGTAACGGTCGGGAAATTAAAAGAAAAATATTTAGTACAAGGAATCGCTGAATATTTAAAACGACTTAGCGCCTATGCGAAAGTGACGATTGTTGAAGTTCCGGATGAGAAAGCTCCGGAAGTGCTGAGTGATGCGGAAATGAAACAAGTGAAGGATAAAGAGGGAGTGCGGATTTTAGCGAAGATTCCGGACGATGCCCATGTGATTGCGCTGGCGATTGATGGCAAAATGAAGTCGAGTGAAGAATTTGCGGCTGATTTAGATAAACTAGCGACTTATGGGAAGAGTAAGGTGACGTTTGTGATTGGTGGATCGCTGGGGCTTAGTGAGGCGGTGTTGAAGCGGAGTAATGAGCGGATTTCGTTTGGGAGGTTAACGTTGCCGCATCAGTTGATGAGATTGGTGCTGGTGGAGCAGGTTTACCGGGCATTTCGGATTGTTCGGGGGGAGCCTTATCATAAATAA
- a CDS encoding LysR family transcriptional regulator, translating into MDIENMKAFNKVAELKSISAAANELHHLQSNMSNKIKNIEKQFQTQLFFRHSNGVELTKEGEKIYQQFKKMILLWEETIDIINNEEETISIGITQSSLPMEFNTIIKEFYQQFPNKKLSIVSGSTSELIPKIANRELTIAYVAELEKENLFQDSQIISQTLSWDKLVFAGNTAGKSVQKILAEERLYVFSKQCYSYRALAALINDFNIPNVSLSEINIPETLVEICNNELGIGIIPESIALNYHFLNYETLPAEYVALRKTLIYHADHTISTGEKWLIEKSKPAFKS; encoded by the coding sequence ATGGATATTGAAAACATGAAAGCATTTAATAAAGTAGCTGAACTAAAGAGTATTTCTGCAGCAGCAAATGAACTGCATCATTTACAGTCTAATATGTCCAATAAAATAAAAAATATCGAAAAACAGTTCCAAACTCAACTTTTCTTCCGGCACTCGAATGGTGTGGAATTGACTAAAGAGGGCGAAAAAATCTATCAACAATTCAAAAAAATGATTTTATTATGGGAGGAAACGATTGATATTATCAATAATGAAGAAGAAACTATCTCAATCGGTATTACGCAATCTTCTTTGCCTATGGAATTTAACACAATCATTAAAGAGTTCTATCAACAGTTTCCAAATAAAAAATTATCTATCGTTAGCGGAAGTACAAGTGAATTAATACCAAAAATAGCTAACAGAGAACTAACCATCGCTTATGTCGCTGAACTCGAAAAAGAAAATTTATTTCAAGATAGCCAAATCATCTCACAAACGCTCTCATGGGATAAACTAGTTTTCGCAGGCAACACAGCTGGAAAATCAGTCCAAAAAATATTAGCGGAAGAACGATTATACGTCTTCAGCAAACAATGTTATTCATACCGGGCCCTAGCTGCTCTCATTAACGATTTTAATATTCCAAATGTTTCTTTATCAGAGATTAATATTCCTGAAACACTTGTTGAAATCTGCAACAATGAACTTGGTATTGGAATTATTCCTGAAAGCATCGCACTAAACTACCATTTTCTAAACTATGAAACATTACCCGCAGAATATGTAGCGCTTCGAAAAACCTTAATTTATCATGCAGATCATACAATTTCAACTGGTGAAAAATGGCTTATCGAAAAAAGTAAACCAGCTTTCAAAAGTTAA
- a CDS encoding NADPH-dependent oxidoreductase, whose protein sequence is MNATIQQLVKHVSVREFKNERLSDETKQHLLSAARSASSSHFVQSFSILEITDEKLRKELAEITNSASYVNQTGTFYVFVGDLYRQSKLLLENNRTLDGLRNMESLLVSVIDATIAAQNMVIAAESLDLGICYIGGIRNDIEKVANLLNLPPFTIPVFGLTVGVPEYKNQVKPRLLLENQVGENQYPHEQFTDLKAYEELTKEYYALREKNQHQTSWGDKNVEFFEEIRRPEIAGFLKKQGFTLD, encoded by the coding sequence ATGAATGCAACAATTCAACAATTAGTTAAACATGTTTCAGTAAGAGAATTTAAAAATGAAAGATTATCAGATGAAACCAAACAACATTTATTATCAGCTGCGAGAAGTGCATCTAGTTCGCATTTTGTACAATCTTTTTCTATTTTAGAAATCACAGATGAAAAACTAAGAAAGGAACTAGCTGAAATTACGAATAGTGCTTCTTATGTAAATCAAACGGGAACCTTTTATGTGTTTGTAGGTGATTTATACCGACAATCAAAACTTTTACTGGAGAATAATCGAACTTTAGATGGTTTGAGAAATATGGAATCGTTACTCGTATCGGTGATAGATGCTACAATTGCAGCTCAAAATATGGTTATTGCTGCTGAGTCTCTTGATTTAGGAATCTGTTATATCGGTGGAATAAGAAATGATATTGAAAAAGTGGCTAATTTGCTAAACTTACCACCATTTACGATACCTGTTTTCGGATTAACTGTAGGCGTTCCAGAATATAAAAATCAAGTAAAACCACGGCTATTACTAGAAAATCAAGTAGGAGAAAATCAGTATCCACATGAACAATTTACGGATTTAAAAGCGTATGAGGAATTGACCAAAGAATATTATGCTTTACGTGAAAAAAATCAGCATCAAACTTCATGGGGAGACAAGAATGTAGAGTTTTTTGAAGAAATACGAAGACCAGAAATAGCGGGATTCTTGAAGAAACAAGGGTTTACATTGGATTGA
- a CDS encoding DUF998 domain-containing protein, with protein sequence MKFLKKYGFYFLLLGVLSDFLTPYILGIFYPELNQMTRVMSVFGDVASPVRGAFLVWSVVSGVFFVLALPAIYQSVVKTSRTLAILLASAIGLYGVGDCIFTGLFSIDTEQASWTFSTWVHNIGSGLGYAGFLIFPLFLVILYRKTGEKTLSNVYLVLLIVSLLSASIYGLARIPAVNHLPVLDKIGFCQRISFFFNYLPIVVFGIDRIRKP encoded by the coding sequence ATGAAATTTCTAAAAAAATACGGTTTTTACTTTTTATTACTCGGCGTTTTGAGTGATTTTCTAACGCCTTACATACTTGGAATCTTTTACCCAGAATTAAACCAAATGACGCGGGTTATGAGTGTGTTTGGGGATGTGGCTAGTCCGGTTCGAGGGGCTTTTTTGGTTTGGTCGGTGGTGTCTGGGGTGTTCTTTGTGCTCGCTTTACCGGCGATTTATCAGAGCGTTGTTAAAACTTCGCGGACTTTGGCGATTTTGCTTGCTTCAGCGATTGGATTGTATGGAGTTGGCGATTGTATTTTTACGGGGCTGTTTAGTATTGATACGGAGCAGGCGAGTTGGACGTTTTCGACTTGGGTGCATAATATTGGCTCGGGGCTTGGTTATGCGGGATTTTTGATTTTTCCGTTGTTTCTGGTCATTCTGTACCGGAAAACTGGCGAGAAGACGCTCAGCAATGTTTATCTTGTGCTATTAATCGTTAGTTTACTATCTGCTAGTATTTATGGACTTGCGCGGATTCCAGCGGTGAATCACTTGCCGGTTTTAGATAAAATTGGTTTTTGTCAGCGGATTAGTTTCTTTTTTAATTATTTGCCGATTGTTGTTTTTGGAATTGATCGGATTAGAAAACCCTAG
- a CDS encoding BglG family transcription antiterminator: MTISERQRSLLEKLNDSQKTVTAKALSEMLGVSSKTVRNDIMQINQSFSSTIITSKAGKGYFLTPNEQLLQMNLTKNNENLHFELLRHIIEQDHTNFYDLADQFFISESTLSRIIKELNAAIAEKDESLCIIRKNNELITEGGEEEKRRIFNLFLNQEIENHQLSLDKYADYFDYCNLKQLSELIIAYHKKNEFFMNDFSTISFILHIAVLIERISMGSYIERTALLEQDKTSLEMAEQLAETLEAELQINIPTQELSYIARLYSGKLVTTSTIDAQVFGSVVTRLLEAVDQNFHIDFSADEKIATYLVAHISALYKRAYHKQYLTNPLTEELKNKFPFIYNVSVYASAFIQKELAITFPDDEIAYIALHFLSASETINHGKKRKILLVTPYGAGSQRLIHNQLKKIPDFSIDLLVSQSIFDIKQFTLDKEIHLILTAEPLNLTTDIPVYHYDLLLAESDLQKIKHILEKKPKTESISRKFFKKELFFPKQNFKSKEETITFLCEQLTAFDYCEPDYVAKVFEREQLSSTCYGNYYAIPHAIQRSAKKNAVAVCSLDKPIDWGGNRVKLVLLLTMKEERDNSFEELFGQLVTILNERSFVKKLAKQEDFQQFIELCEQKTLDS; this comes from the coding sequence ATGACTATTTCAGAAAGGCAACGTTCATTGTTAGAAAAGCTTAACGACAGCCAAAAGACAGTAACAGCAAAAGCACTTTCAGAAATGTTAGGCGTTTCTTCCAAAACTGTGCGAAATGACATTATGCAAATTAACCAGTCATTTAGTTCCACAATCATCACATCAAAAGCTGGAAAAGGTTATTTTTTGACACCAAACGAGCAACTTTTACAAATGAATCTAACTAAAAATAACGAAAACCTACATTTTGAATTATTACGCCATATTATCGAACAAGATCATACGAATTTCTATGATTTAGCCGACCAATTTTTTATTAGTGAATCGACGTTATCTCGTATTATTAAAGAGCTCAACGCGGCTATCGCTGAAAAAGATGAGTCGCTTTGTATTATTAGAAAAAACAACGAGCTCATAACGGAGGGCGGTGAAGAAGAAAAGCGCCGCATCTTCAACCTGTTCCTCAATCAGGAAATCGAAAACCATCAATTAAGCCTAGATAAATACGCCGATTACTTCGATTATTGCAATCTAAAACAACTTTCTGAGCTTATTATTGCGTACCACAAAAAGAACGAATTTTTCATGAATGATTTTTCGACAATTTCGTTCATCTTGCATATCGCTGTTTTAATTGAGCGAATCAGTATGGGCAGCTATATAGAACGAACCGCTTTACTTGAGCAAGATAAAACTAGCCTTGAAATGGCAGAACAGCTAGCAGAAACGTTAGAAGCCGAACTACAAATCAATATTCCAACACAAGAACTAAGCTATATCGCCCGGCTTTATTCCGGCAAATTAGTGACAACTTCCACCATTGACGCGCAAGTTTTTGGCAGCGTTGTCACTCGGCTCCTTGAAGCAGTGGACCAAAATTTCCATATCGACTTTTCAGCTGACGAAAAAATAGCCACCTATCTAGTGGCCCATATATCAGCCCTATACAAAAGAGCCTATCACAAACAATATTTAACCAACCCGCTCACTGAAGAATTAAAAAACAAATTTCCGTTTATCTACAATGTCAGTGTTTATGCCTCTGCCTTTATTCAAAAAGAGCTCGCAATCACTTTCCCAGATGACGAAATTGCGTATATCGCGTTACACTTTCTGTCCGCTTCGGAAACAATCAATCACGGCAAAAAGAGAAAGATACTCTTAGTTACCCCATACGGCGCAGGCAGTCAACGCTTAATTCATAATCAACTAAAGAAAATACCTGATTTTTCGATTGATTTACTCGTTTCCCAGTCCATTTTCGACATAAAACAGTTCACCTTAGACAAAGAAATTCACTTGATTTTAACCGCCGAGCCATTAAACCTAACAACCGACATCCCAGTCTATCACTACGATTTGCTTTTAGCAGAGAGCGATTTGCAAAAAATCAAACACATTTTAGAAAAAAAGCCAAAAACCGAATCGATTTCCAGAAAATTTTTCAAAAAAGAACTGTTCTTTCCAAAGCAAAACTTCAAATCAAAAGAAGAAACCATCACCTTTCTTTGCGAGCAATTAACTGCATTTGACTACTGCGAACCCGATTACGTAGCAAAAGTATTCGAGCGCGAACAATTATCGAGCACCTGTTACGGCAACTACTACGCCATCCCGCATGCCATCCAGCGAAGCGCGAAGAAAAATGCCGTCGCCGTATGCTCACTTGATAAACCAATCGACTGGGGCGGAAATCGCGTCAAACTCGTCCTCCTACTCACTATGAAAGAAGAACGCGACAACTCTTTTGAAGAATTATTCGGCCAACTAGTAACCATCTTAAACGAACGCAGCTTCGTCAAAAAACTAGCCAAACAAGAAGATTTCCAGCAATTTATCGAACTTTGCGAACAAAAAACCCTAGATTCTTAA
- a CDS encoding PTS sugar transporter subunit IIC, translated as MRFNTISEKMDQYISPLANKLSQQRHLKATRDAFMSMLPITLFGSIPIILKAAPVTDNTTNGFLLAWANFAEKYDLILNWISGITLGAMSLYICVGITYYLCKHYHEDFLRPLMFSIAGFFMLVLNPIKMGWDGKEVDISFLDGRGILLSIFVAIVTVEGYHWMRKKNVGRITMPDSVPASLSETFAALVPGIILMTFFSIIFIIFNLLDTTAIQFLYEKMAPSFKAADSLPFTILSIFLVHLFWFFGVHDAALAGILGPIRDGNLSINAAEKMAGQDLTNIFTTPFWTYFVIIGGSGSVLALAFLMMRSKSKQLSTVGKVGFLPSIFGISEPLIFGTPLMLNPIFFFPFIFTSVFNGVITYLCMYFGIVGKTFAVFSWQMPAPIGAFLSTMDWRAIVLVFILIFLNGLMYYPFLKVYEKNLVALEKEAEEENIAAN; from the coding sequence ATGCGATTTAATACCATTAGCGAAAAAATGGATCAATATATTTCCCCGCTGGCTAACAAACTTAGCCAGCAACGCCATTTGAAAGCAACCAGAGATGCCTTTATGTCCATGCTACCAATAACATTGTTTGGTTCGATTCCGATTATTTTGAAAGCGGCTCCAGTAACTGATAATACAACAAATGGCTTCCTGCTTGCCTGGGCTAACTTTGCCGAAAAATATGATTTAATCCTAAACTGGATTAGCGGAATCACACTTGGCGCCATGTCGTTATATATTTGCGTCGGTATCACGTATTATTTATGCAAACACTATCACGAAGATTTCTTACGCCCACTCATGTTTTCTATCGCCGGTTTCTTTATGCTCGTACTTAATCCAATCAAAATGGGTTGGGACGGCAAAGAAGTCGACATTAGTTTCCTTGATGGACGCGGAATATTACTCTCGATTTTCGTCGCCATCGTTACCGTAGAAGGCTATCACTGGATGCGTAAGAAAAATGTCGGTCGAATAACCATGCCCGATAGCGTCCCAGCCTCACTATCCGAGACATTCGCAGCCTTAGTTCCTGGTATTATTTTAATGACTTTTTTCTCGATTATCTTTATCATTTTCAACCTACTAGACACAACTGCCATCCAATTCTTGTATGAAAAAATGGCGCCGAGTTTCAAAGCGGCCGATAGCTTACCATTCACGATTCTAAGTATTTTCCTAGTTCACCTATTCTGGTTCTTCGGTGTGCACGATGCCGCACTTGCCGGAATTCTAGGCCCAATTCGTGACGGAAACCTTTCAATCAACGCCGCTGAAAAAATGGCTGGTCAAGATTTGACGAATATTTTCACGACACCATTCTGGACATATTTCGTTATCATTGGTGGTTCTGGTTCCGTTCTCGCACTTGCCTTTTTAATGATGCGCTCTAAGTCCAAACAACTAAGCACCGTCGGGAAAGTCGGCTTCTTACCTTCCATATTCGGAATTTCTGAGCCGCTAATTTTCGGAACACCACTAATGCTGAATCCGATTTTCTTCTTTCCGTTCATTTTCACATCCGTATTCAATGGTGTCATCACGTATCTTTGTATGTATTTCGGGATTGTTGGAAAAACGTTCGCCGTCTTCTCTTGGCAAATGCCCGCACCAATTGGAGCATTTCTATCCACCATGGACTGGCGAGCCATCGTTCTCGTATTCATCCTGATTTTCTTAAACGGTCTGATGTACTACCCATTCCTAAAAGTGTATGAGAAAAATCTTGTCGCTTTAGAAAAAGAAGCCGAAGAAGAAAACATTGCTGCTAATTAA
- a CDS encoding PTS sugar transporter subunit IIB: MKNIMLVCNAGMSTGMLAKKIEAASGNTLNVTAYSESEYTDYLEGVDLVLIGPQIRFLMPQIKQAVSVPVHAISPVKYGIMDGKGVYEDIQKLIGG; this comes from the coding sequence ATGAAAAATATCATGTTAGTTTGCAATGCTGGTATGTCCACAGGAATGCTTGCGAAAAAAATCGAAGCCGCTTCTGGCAATACATTAAACGTCACTGCTTATAGTGAATCCGAGTATACCGATTATTTGGAGGGTGTCGATCTCGTTCTTATCGGCCCTCAAATCCGTTTCCTTATGCCACAAATTAAACAGGCCGTCAGCGTCCCAGTCCATGCCATTTCACCAGTAAAATACGGCATCATGGACGGCAAAGGGGTTTACGAAGACATCCAGAAATTAATAGGAGGATAA